The following is a genomic window from Hymenobacter monticola.
CCCAACGGCCGGGTGCTGCTGGGCGGCAACTTCAACCACTTCACTACGCCCACCCACGGCAACCTCACGCGCCTGCTCGACAACGGCCAGCCCGACGCCAGCTTCGGCGCCACGGCTAACCCCAGCAACCAGGTGCGGGCCCTCGCGGTGCAGCCCAACGGGGCCATTCTGTTGGCCGGCACCTTCCTGAACGTGGGCGGGCAGCCCCGGGCGGGCGTGGCCCGCATCACGGCGCCCAACGTGCTGCGCGTGGCGGCCCCGGCGGCTGTGGCGGCCCGCACGGCGGTGTGGCCGGTGCCGGCCCACGGCCAACTGCACGTGGCCCCCGATTTCAGCGCCCAACCCCAACACCTCGACCTGCTGGATGCTACCGGCCGGGCCGTGCGCACTCGTGCCGTGGTTGGCAGCGGCGAGCAAACCCTGGACCTCGACGCCCTGCCCGCGGGCCTATACCTGCTGCAGGTGCGCTACGCGGCCGGCACCGTCACGCGGCGCGTGGAGCTGCAGTAGTTGGGTTTCAGATTCATTCAATAAAAAAAGGCAGCACCGCGCGGTGCTGCCTTTTTTTATTGTGCGGCTACCCGCCGCTTATTTCGGCGCCTTGGGGTCGGCTACGTTGGAATTGACACCGGCGTCGGGGGCGGCGCCGGTGTTGAGCAGGTCAATCAGGTTGAGGGGCTCAAACTGGCTGGAGTCGGCCGCCACGGTGGTGCGGGTGGTGTCGGGGCGCGGCGAGAAGTGCATGTACTGCCGGGCCGGGCCGTTGAGGGAAAGGCCGTAGGGCAGGTTCTCGCGGTCGTTGCTGGTGATAAGGCCGCGCGTGGCCATGATGTCGGCAATAAGCCGAAAGAAATAACGCGTGCTGCGGCGCAGGTCGCCGTAGGCGTCGAAAGAGTAGCGAGCATACTTGGGCTTGGGGATGATGCTGGCCAGGTAGAGGCTTTCAGGAAGGTTTAGCTCATCGGGGCGCTTGCCGTAGTAGAACAGGGCCGCGTCTTTCACGCCGTACACGCCGCGCTTGCCGCTGGGCCAGCGGTACTTGCTCGGGCCCCACTCGATGATGTTGAGGTATACCTCCAGCATGCGCTGCTTGCTGGCCAACCGGGTGTTTTCGATGAGCCACACCATAAGGGCTTCCTCTATTTTGCGGGCCACGGTTTTCTGGCGGGTCAAAAACACGTTTTTCACCAGTTGCATCGAAATGGTGCTGCCGCCCCGGGCAAAGCGCTTCTCCTTGATGTTCTGGATGGCCGACTTCACAAACGCCTTTTCCATGAAGCCGCGGTGCGTGAAAAAGCGCGGGTCCTCGGCCGTGGTGATGGCGTGGATGAGGAAGGGCGACACCTCGTTGTAGGGTACGAAATCGGGGTTGGGCGGGCCCACGGCGAAGGTGCGCACCGAGTCGCCCTTGTCGTTGTACACCGTCTGGAGGAAGGGCGTATTCAGCTTGTTGAGGTTCTCCTCACCGAAGCTGGTGAGCCGGAAGTTTTTGCCTTTCAGCCCCGAATCAAACTTCAGGCTGTCGACGTTGGCCATGTCGAGGTCGGCGCTGAGGTGGTAGGTGAGCGTGCCGGTGCCCTGCGTGCCGCGCACCTCGTCGAAGATGCCGGTGGGCAGCGAGGCGAAGAAGTCGTTGGCCTGCGTTTCGGCCGACGTCACGTTGATGCGCACGGCCCGGCTGGGCTTCATGCGCACGCTGATTTCGGGGTAGAGCACGATTTTGTTCACCGTCACCTGACTGCCTTTTTCCAGCGCCGCGGTGCCCCGGCCCAGGGTGGCCACAAAATCCAGGGCCCCGCGCTTCACTTCAATCTCGTTGGCGGCCAGCTTGGGGTGGTAGAGGCTGAAGCCACGGGCGGCCAAGGAGCCGCGCACCGTGAGCTTGCCGCCGGTATTGTCGTCGTCAAAATCCTTGCTGTCCAGCTTCACCAGCACCGTGTCGAAACTCACCAGCGCCCCGAAGCGGCGCGGCACGTAGGGCAGCTGCACCGAGCCGCCCACCCCAAACACCCGCGCCGTGAGGGCGTAGTCGCCGGGCTCGATGTGGCCGCTGATGCCCAGCTCATTAGCCACCGAATCGAGCGTGGCCGTGAGGCGCCCGTTAATGTTGCCGTCCTCAATTTTCAGTTCCGGCATGCGCAGCAGCGCCGTGTGGCGCGGGCTGACGTAGTCCACGGTAAAGTTCTGGAAGGTGGCCTCGCCGGGCACGTTGTCGAACACCGTTTCGAGGGCCTGGTTCAGCAGCAGGCCGTAGTTGGTGCCCTTGGTGGTGTCGCGCGGCACGGCGCTGGTTTTCTGCTTTTTAATCAGAAAGCCGTAGTTGTCGCTGTCGGCCGTTTTGTGGGGCGTGAGGCGGGCCGTGATGATTTGCAGGTCGCTGAACACCGGGCGGCCCGCAAAGAGCGAGCGCACGCTTAGGCTGGCCTGCAGGCGGCGGGCGGTGAGCAGCGTGTCGGTGGGCGCGGCCTTGGGCACGATGCTCAGCCCACCAATCTCCACGGTTTTGAAGCCCGCAAACCGGGCCGGGCCCAAGGTGAGCACTACCGGGTATTTGCGCTCGACTTTGGCTTTGACCTCCTTCAGGGCGTAGTCCAGCAGCTGCTGGCGCTTCCACTGAAACACGGCGAAAGCCACGAGCAGCACAGCCGCCAGGCCGCCCAGGATGCCAATAAGAAATCGTTTGGTGGAAGGGGTAATGCGCACGGAATTCAATAAGGTGGGCGGCTTAGCCAGCGCCAAAGGTAAGGAAAACGAGGGCGTAGCCGGAATACGGCTATCTGGACAGAACGGCCAACTCCCCTCCTTAAATAAGGAGGGGATGTTTTCGCGCCAGCGAAAACGGGGGTGGTTGAATCGTTGAACGACTGCTGAACGGTGGCCGAAGGGTTCAAATGCAAACCATGCAAGTATCGTTCAACGCCCGAACCACTCCAGCCGGCGCCAAGCGCCGGCGCCCCCTCCTTGAATAAGGAGGGGAAATTTGCGCTGCTTCGCCCGGCCAGGCCCGTACTTTTGCGCCATGCCCAGTCCCCTCACCGCCCTCTCGCCCCTCGACGGGCGCTACGCCCGCGCCACCGCCCCCCTGGCTTCGCGCTTCTCCGAAATGGCCCTGATACGCTACCGCGTGCTGGTTGAAGTGGAATACTTCATTGCCCTGGCCGAGCTGCCGCTGCCCCAGCTGGCGGGGGTGTCGCCGCAGGCATTTGCACTGCTGCGCGCCCTCTACGAGCAGTTCACCGAGGCCAACGCCGAGGCCATCAAAGCCCACGAAGCCGTGACCAACCACGACGTGAAGGCCGTGGAATACTGGCTGCGCGACGAGTTCGGCAAGCTGGGCTTGGGCGGCTTCGTGGAGTTCATCCACTTCGGCCTCACCTCGCAGGACGTCAACAACACGGCCATTCCGCTCAGCTTCCGCGATGCGCTGCTGAGCGAGGTGCTGCCCGCCTACGCACAGGTGCGCAACGCCCTGGCCAGTCGCGCCCAGGAATGGGCCGCTGTGCCCATGCTGGCCCGCACCCACGGCCAGCCGGCCTCGCCCACGCGGCTGGGCAAAGAGATTGAGGTGTTTGTTGCGCGCCTCGACGCGCAGGTGACGCTGCTGGCCCAGGTGCCGTTTGGGGCAAAATTCGGCGGGGCCACCGGCAACTTCAACGCCCACTTCGCGGCCTACCCCGAAGTGGACTGGCACGCCTTCGCCACCACCTTCGTGAACGACCGGTTGGGCCTGAGCCGCTCCTTCCCCACCACCCAAATTGAGCACTACGACCACCTCGCGGCCCACTGCGACGCCCTCAAACGCCTCAACACCATCCTGATGGACCTGGCCCGCGACGTGTGGCAGTACATTTCGCTCGGCTACTTCAGGCAAACCATCAAAGCCGGCGAAGTAGGTTCTTCGGCCATGCCGCACAAGGTGAACCCCATTGATTTCGAAAACGCCGAGGGCAACCTGGGCGTGGCCAACGCCCTGCTCGACCACTTCGCCGCCAAGCTGCCCATCTCGCGCCTGCAGCGCGACCTCACCGACTCCACGGTGCTGCGCAACCTGGGCGTGCCGCTGGGCCACATCCTCATCGCCCTCGGCGCCCTGCAGCGCGGCCTGGGCAAGCTGGCGCTGGACCAGTCGGCCCTGGAACGCGACCTCGAAGCCAACTGGGCGGTGGTAGCCGAGGGCATCCAGACCATCCTGCGCCGCGAGGCCTACCCCGACCCCTACAACGCCCTCAAGGCCCTCACCCGCACCGGCGAGGCCATTTCGGCCGAGAGCATCGGCGCGTTTATCGACGGGCTGGACGTGGAAGAAGGTGTGAAGGTGGAACTGCGCGGCATCACGCCGCATAGCTACGTGGGACGGTAAGCCAGCAGCTCGATAAACCAAGACGTTTATTGCTTGGAATCAAATCGACCGTAGGTGACCTTAATTGAGTTAGTGGAGTCCCGAACGTTAACCGCAGCAAATTCAAAGGTGCCGGCCGAAATGCCGGCATTTTTGTTGGCATAGGTCAGTACCAGTCGGCCGGTATGGCGGGCGTCGGTTACGTAGTATTCGTAGGGATTGCTGAATGAAACGCTGCCATAGCCAAAGCGAGGCATCGCCCCGCCCACGCTTGCCACCCTCCGGTTGAACGGGTAAGTACCCGCCGTTTGAGCATGTGCATACAGCGTGACGTGCGCAATGCCTCTTGGCGTACTGCAGCGCATCGACAGCCAGTACACACTATCGTTGTAGAAGCCCCCACTTAACGCCGGAATGGGATTAGAAAGCAGTGTGCCAGACGTACCTGTGGCGATAAACCGCTCGCCATCGACAAGGCAGCCGCCAGTATTGGCGCCGGTTTGCGTGGCCGGGGGCAGGCCGGCATCAGGAGCGTCTTTACCGCAGGCTCCCAACAGCGCCAACGACAGGCAAGCACAACAAGTTGATTTCATGAGCATAACAGGCTTGCAACGAAGCTAATTAGCTTTGCCATTAGTTGCAAAACAACTTTTGTCTTTATCAGACTTATCCTGCGCGTGTTTCCGGGTGCCCTGGGTCTGCCAAACGCACTGCGCTGCGCCTTTTATGTCCGCTTTGCATGTTCGGATAACCGGACAAAAAGGACTTTTGGCGGGGATATCTTTTGCCTGTTAAAGGTCACCAATAACCTGTCAGCGGCGGGACTGGGAAATGGGAGTGCCACCGGCCCGGCCCGCCCTGCTATTTTTACCGCTTCAACTGCCCTTGCCCCGCCCCGTGCCCGAACTCCTGAACACCATCGTTCACCCCGACTGCCGCCACTTCCGCGGCGACCTGCCCTGCCGCCCCAACAAAACCGACGGCTACGTGTGCGATGGCTGCCCGGTGTACGCGCCCGCCACGAGCCGGATTCTGATTATCAAACTCGGGGCCATTGGGGACGTCATCCGGACCACGCCGCTGCTGCGGCGCCTGCGCCAGGAGCGGCCCGGCTGCTATATCACCTGGCTCACGCTCACGCCGGCCATTT
Proteins encoded in this region:
- a CDS encoding transglycosylase domain-containing protein, which codes for MRITPSTKRFLIGILGGLAAVLLVAFAVFQWKRQQLLDYALKEVKAKVERKYPVVLTLGPARFAGFKTVEIGGLSIVPKAAPTDTLLTARRLQASLSVRSLFAGRPVFSDLQIITARLTPHKTADSDNYGFLIKKQKTSAVPRDTTKGTNYGLLLNQALETVFDNVPGEATFQNFTVDYVSPRHTALLRMPELKIEDGNINGRLTATLDSVANELGISGHIEPGDYALTARVFGVGGSVQLPYVPRRFGALVSFDTVLVKLDSKDFDDDNTGGKLTVRGSLAARGFSLYHPKLAANEIEVKRGALDFVATLGRGTAALEKGSQVTVNKIVLYPEISVRMKPSRAVRINVTSAETQANDFFASLPTGIFDEVRGTQGTGTLTYHLSADLDMANVDSLKFDSGLKGKNFRLTSFGEENLNKLNTPFLQTVYNDKGDSVRTFAVGPPNPDFVPYNEVSPFLIHAITTAEDPRFFTHRGFMEKAFVKSAIQNIKEKRFARGGSTISMQLVKNVFLTRQKTVARKIEEALMVWLIENTRLASKQRMLEVYLNIIEWGPSKYRWPSGKRGVYGVKDAALFYYGKRPDELNLPESLYLASIIPKPKYARYSFDAYGDLRRSTRYFFRLIADIMATRGLITSNDRENLPYGLSLNGPARQYMHFSPRPDTTRTTVAADSSQFEPLNLIDLLNTGAAPDAGVNSNVADPKAPK
- the purB gene encoding adenylosuccinate lyase: MPSPLTALSPLDGRYARATAPLASRFSEMALIRYRVLVEVEYFIALAELPLPQLAGVSPQAFALLRALYEQFTEANAEAIKAHEAVTNHDVKAVEYWLRDEFGKLGLGGFVEFIHFGLTSQDVNNTAIPLSFRDALLSEVLPAYAQVRNALASRAQEWAAVPMLARTHGQPASPTRLGKEIEVFVARLDAQVTLLAQVPFGAKFGGATGNFNAHFAAYPEVDWHAFATTFVNDRLGLSRSFPTTQIEHYDHLAAHCDALKRLNTILMDLARDVWQYISLGYFRQTIKAGEVGSSAMPHKVNPIDFENAEGNLGVANALLDHFAAKLPISRLQRDLTDSTVLRNLGVPLGHILIALGALQRGLGKLALDQSALERDLEANWAVVAEGIQTILRREAYPDPYNALKALTRTGEAISAESIGAFIDGLDVEEGVKVELRGITPHSYVGR